Genomic segment of Pseudothermotoga sp.:
ATTCGAGTCGATCGCTCGGTGGATCACAACAGCACGATGATGGCTAGAAGTTGCAGATCTTCGTTGTAAGGATTTTCGATCGAATGTGTGTCGCCAGACATGGTGAAACACACGTCACCCGGTTTCACATCCACAGCCTGACCGTTGTCGTAGAAGATGCCTCTACCGTTCAAAACGAAAAACACCTCAAATTCGTTTTCATGCTTGTGTGGTCCGATGGACACACCTGGTTTTAAAGTGAGTTTCGCAAACAATCTTGCCCTGTTCGCGAGCATGTTGCGCTCGAGCAGATGGAGTAATTCGACCTCCCCCTTGCCACCCCGCATGTTGGAAATGATCTCTCTTCTCATCTGTTCAGACTTTAGAACCATTGGCTCACCTCCACAACTTCGATGATATTATAATTTCAGTCTTTCTAAGTCGATGGAGTTCGTCACCGATGAAAAACTGTAAACAAGAGATTACCTTTTCTCGATGCAATCGAAGCGATCCATTCAAAAGGTTTTTCGCAACATTAAAGATGAAATCGTCGATTTGCTTTTTTAAAGATTTTAGTCTTATAATACAAAAGAAAACCAGCGGAGCGGTTTGAATGAGTGTCATCCATGTACCTGTCTTAGTTGAAGAAGTTCTCGAGTATCTTGGAAACACTGAAGGTGTTTTTCTCGATTGTACCGTGGGTTTGGGTGGACATGCAGAAGCTATACTGAACAATTGTGATCGAAGTTTCGTTGTTGGATTGGACGTTGACGAAGATGCACTGAGTATTGCAAGAGAAAGGCTTGCGCGATTCATAAATGAAGGACGTTTGAAACTGTTCAAATCGTCTTATGTAGAAGCTAGAAAGGTATTGAACCAGCTTGGTATCAACAGAGTCGATGCGATTCTGATGGACCTTGGAGTTTCGTCGATGCAGCTAGAGAAAGCGGAGCGAGGGTTCTCTTTCAACAGAGATGGTCCGCTCGACATGCGAATGGACAAAGAACAAACACTGACAGCTTACGAAGTGGTGAACTCTTGGGACGAAGAAGCGTTGAGTAGGATCATCTTCGAGTACGGTGAAGAAAAAAGGTACTCAAGGCGCATAGCGAAGTACATCGTTCAAAGCAGACCCATAGAAACAACGAAACAATTGGTAGAAGTCTTAGCGAAAGCAATTCCAAACAAACATGGACGAAAAAGACATTTCGCAACGAAGGTGTTTCAGGCAATACGGATCGCTGTGAACAACGAACTCGACAATCTAAAGCGTTTTCTCTCAGATGTTCCTGATCTGTTGAACACAGGTGGAAGGATAGGTGTCATATCCTTCCATTCGTTGGAAGATAGGATCGTCAAGGAGTTTTTCAAAAAAGAGTCGAGACTAAAACAGTTAACAAAAAAGCCGATAACACCGAAGGAATCCGAGATAGAGTTGAATCCGAGGTCACGGAGTGCCAAGTTGAGGGTAGCGGAGCGGGTTTGAGAGGAGGGGGGAAGTTTGACCTCGGTAAGATCGATAGCGAAGCGGAGAAGCCGTGTGGTCGAACGGACCTCGTCGCTGGTCCTCGTGAGGTTCGCGTTGATCGTAACCTTTCTCTTAGTGATAGTCCTCGCCACTTTCCCACTGATCAGACTGACACGAGCGGTAGCCAGTTTATCCAAAGAAAACAGAGCGTTGCAGATCCAGATCTTCGAATTGGAACAACAGTTGCGCCAACTCAAAGCTGAACAGACGCTGTTGATGTCCTCACGAGAGGTGATTGCACCGGCACCGAATGAAAGATAGGTTAGTTTCAAAACGTCTCAGAGTTTTGTTGTTTTTATCCCTCCTTTGTGCCGTGGGCTCCATTCTGTTGTTGGCTTTGAGGAGCTTGAACGTTCATGTGGGACCATTCTGGACCATACGTCTTCCCGCATCTCGAGGCCGAATCCTCGATGTACAAGGTAGACTCTGCGCTTACGACGAATTGATCAATGTAGCCTACTTGGATGTAGATTATTTGAAGAAAGCCAACCTCGATAGGTTGAAACCACACCTTCAGCTCCTTCTGAAGAACTTCAAGATAAACAAGAACACCGAGGATATTTTGTCGTCGAAACAGAGATTTTTGAGGCTCGGTGAAGGTTTAACTAGAGACGAAATCATGTCCCTCATACCCACCGAGATGTTACCTTTCGTCTCGATCGAACTCGAAACTCGAAGGCGAAGGTTCAGCGACTTTGGTATGGACAAAATTTTAGGTACCGTCACGGCCGGACGTGCGTTCGGTGGTGTCGAACAGGCGCTGGATTCCACTCTGAGCGGGAAAAAAGACGGAAAAATATTTCTGAGATTTTCAGGTTTCTTGACGCTCACACCGAAGTTAGAGGCGTTGGAAAGTCCCATCGATGGAAAAGATGTTAGATTGACGATAGATCTGGATTTTCAACGCATTTGCTATGAGGAGATAATCAAAGCACAACGACAAAATCAAGCGCTCGGCACGGGGGCCATCGTCATGGAAACCAAAACTGGCAAAATCAGAGCCATGGTTACGAGCAGAAACTGGAACGATGTGGTGCTCGGTTACTTCGAACCTGGATCGGCACTGAAACCCATAGTGTACGCGATCGCCATCGAAAGTGGTGTGTTGAGTGGAAAAGAAACCTTCAACTGCACCGGACAGATAAAGCCCGTTCCAGAATTGGACGTGATTGTACGTGATATAGATACACACGGATCTGTAGATTTGAACAGAGCGCTGATCTATTCGTGCAACAGTGCGACCGTAATGATAGCCAAGCAGATCAAGGAGAAGCTAGGTGAGGAGAAATATTACGATTGGTTGAGGAAATTCGGATTTGGAGAAAAAACCAACGTAGAAATAGCCGGCGAAATCGACGGTGTGCTGAGGAAACCAAATAATTGGTCTAAGATAGATTTTGCCATGATCAGCATAGGTCAAGGTATAGGAACTCCTCCCATACAGTTCCTCGCGGCTTTCAACACGATAGCCAATTTTGGAAAGTTTGTCAAACCAACCTTGATAGAAGATTCTCCCACACTGGAGAAGCGTGTGATAAGCGAACAAACCGTCACTTTCGTTCGCAAGGCTTTAGAACGTGTTGTACTGGAAGGAACAGGGAAGCGTGCCAACGTTGTTGAAGTCAGCGTGGCTGGCAAAACAGGAACGGCTCAAAAACTCGTCGATGGCAAGGACAAAGAGAAGTATTTCTCGATCTTTGTAGGATACTTTCCAAGTGAAGATCCCCTCTACACCGTTTTGGTTTACTTGGACGAACCATCGTCTGGAACTTATTTGGCTGGGGAGATCGCCGCACCGCTGTTCGCCTCGATCGTTAAACGGATACTCCAGATCAGAAAAGAACATCCTTTAAACGTTCCAAGTAGCGCGATGCCAGATCTAAGGGGATTGACGATTCGAGATGCGCTGTTGATTTTGAACCAGTTGGGTGTGAAAAACATCGAGGTAGAAGGCACTGGTAGGGTGAAAGAGCAGTATCCAGAACCAGGTAGCATTGATTTCAAAGAAAAGACGATAATTCTCAAACTACAGTGATGGTCACGATCGTGGTAGAATCATGAACGAGGTGCGGGAGTGAGTCTAACATCGATTTCGAGACAAATCGTAATAGGATTCATCGCAGTGGTTTTGACGGTTGTGCCACGGGAGCATCTCAAAGCTAGGTTGGCTGTGAAGCTGGGAGATCAAACACCGTTGAAAGCCGGTAGAACCAGCCTGAACCCTTTCGTTCATCTCGACCCGATAGGCACCGTGGCGTTCATTTTTCTCAATTTTGGATGGTCCCGTCCCGTGCCCGTGAGACCTTGGAATTTGAGGAAAGGTAGAAGACATTTCCTCATCGTATCTCTGGCTGGTCCCACCACAGGTATGGTTTGTTTCCTCCTCTACGGTGTGCTGGCTCGCTTCATGAACAGTTCTGACTTGATCTTCGAGCTTTTCTACAAGTCAGCCAGATACAGTTTGACCTATTCGCTGTTTTCCTTGTTCCCAATACCGCCGTTGGACGGTTCGAGGGTGCTCGGTGCGTTGCTTCCAGAAGGCTACACTGAATGGTATCTCAAGTACGAAGTGTACGGAACTTTATTTTTGTTGGCTCTACTGTTCCTCTGGATCATGCCTTTAATAATGAATCCTTTCGTTCAGTTCATAGAGCGATTGACGATCTTTTTGACAGGATGAAAGGAGTCATTGGCCGTGATCTTCATGAAGTATCCGTTGTCTCTCAACATCGTCAGGAAGTTGAAAGTCTCAGACGTTGTTTCCTTCACAGGGAAGATCGTGCTCGTAGGTGAAGCTGCTTTTCAGAGAATCGTCAACTACGAACGTGCGGAAGGATTGATACCAGATTTCATCAAGGGTGAACTCGTGTGTTTCGGCTTCGTCGAACAAGGCTTGGTGAGGGGGATCCCTGCAAAGAACTGTGAACCCTTTCTAGAGAAAGCTTTTCTCTATGGTGCAACGTCGATAATCGCTTTTGACAGCAAGATCGACGAAGCCCTCTTCAAAAAGTTCGCAAGGGTTCTCTTCGTCCCTGAATCTGAAATAAGACCTTCAATGCAGAGGATCATCGCGCACGTCGATCTCGATCGAGAGGCTGTTCACGAGATCGAGGTCAGTCGACTCATCATGCGTGTCGCGATCGATAGTAAAGGGAACAGGACCACACTGGAGGTCAAAATATGAAATTTTGCTTCATCGTTGGAACGAGGCCGGAGGTCATAAAGGTGGCCCCTGTTTACAAGTTCTTCCTCCAGATGAACGAAGAAGCGTTCGTCGTCGCCACGGCACAACACAGAGAGATGATGGACATGATGCTGAACGTCTTTGAAATAAAGGCCAGATACGACTTGAACGTGATGACGCACGATCAAACTCTCGACGACGTCGTGGCGTCGATCATGCAGAAACTGCCAAAGATCTTGCAGATTGAAAGGCCGGACATTCTATTGGTGCAAGGCGACACCACCACAGCCCTTTCTTGTGCGCTCTGCGCTTTTCACTGGAAGATACCAGTTGCTCACATAGAAGCTGGACTGAGGAGCCATGATCTGTACGATCCTTTTCCAGAAGAGATGAACAGAAGAGTCATCGATGCTGTCAGTGAATATTTGTTCGCCCCAACGAACAAGGCGAAAGAAAACCTCATCAAAGAAGGTATCGAGGAAAACCGCATACACGTGGTCGGTAACAGCGTCGTAGACGCGTTGAAAATCATAAAGGAAAAGTTCGATCTGCACGAGATTCGATCGCGCACGGTTCCATTCGAAAGGTATATCTTGCTAACTCTCCACAGGCGTGAAAACATTGGTGAGAGGATGATCTCCATACTTTCCGGTGTGGCGAGGTTCGCCATGGAACACGACGTTCACGTGGTGCTTCCGGTGCACAAGAATCCGAAAGTCAGACAGATCGTTTTCGAAACGGTCAGAGCAAACCATCGTTTCTTCCTCATGGAACCTGTCGATTATGTGACGTTCCTAGCCCTGCTGGAGGGTTGTTGGTTCGTGGTGACGGATTCAGGTGGCGTTCAGGAGGAAGCTCCTTCGTTTGGAAAGTTCGTCGTGGTCGCACGTCGAACCA
This window contains:
- the rsmH gene encoding 16S rRNA (cytosine(1402)-N(4))-methyltransferase RsmH; the protein is MSVIHVPVLVEEVLEYLGNTEGVFLDCTVGLGGHAEAILNNCDRSFVVGLDVDEDALSIARERLARFINEGRLKLFKSSYVEARKVLNQLGINRVDAILMDLGVSSMQLEKAERGFSFNRDGPLDMRMDKEQTLTAYEVVNSWDEEALSRIIFEYGEEKRYSRRIAKYIVQSRPIETTKQLVEVLAKAIPNKHGRKRHFATKVFQAIRIAVNNELDNLKRFLSDVPDLLNTGGRIGVISFHSLEDRIVKEFFKKESRLKQLTKKPITPKESEIELNPRSRSAKLRVAERV
- a CDS encoding site-2 protease family protein, encoding MSLTSISRQIVIGFIAVVLTVVPREHLKARLAVKLGDQTPLKAGRTSLNPFVHLDPIGTVAFIFLNFGWSRPVPVRPWNLRKGRRHFLIVSLAGPTTGMVCFLLYGVLARFMNSSDLIFELFYKSARYSLTYSLFSLFPIPPLDGSRVLGALLPEGYTEWYLKYEVYGTLFLLALLFLWIMPLIMNPFVQFIERLTIFLTG
- a CDS encoding transpeptidase family protein produces the protein MGSILLLALRSLNVHVGPFWTIRLPASRGRILDVQGRLCAYDELINVAYLDVDYLKKANLDRLKPHLQLLLKNFKINKNTEDILSSKQRFLRLGEGLTRDEIMSLIPTEMLPFVSIELETRRRRFSDFGMDKILGTVTAGRAFGGVEQALDSTLSGKKDGKIFLRFSGFLTLTPKLEALESPIDGKDVRLTIDLDFQRICYEEIIKAQRQNQALGTGAIVMETKTGKIRAMVTSRNWNDVVLGYFEPGSALKPIVYAIAIESGVLSGKETFNCTGQIKPVPELDVIVRDIDTHGSVDLNRALIYSCNSATVMIAKQIKEKLGEEKYYDWLRKFGFGEKTNVEIAGEIDGVLRKPNNWSKIDFAMISIGQGIGTPPIQFLAAFNTIANFGKFVKPTLIEDSPTLEKRVISEQTVTFVRKALERVVLEGTGKRANVVEVSVAGKTGTAQKLVDGKDKEKYFSIFVGYFPSEDPLYTVLVYLDEPSSGTYLAGEIAAPLFASIVKRILQIRKEHPLNVPSSAMPDLRGLTIRDALLILNQLGVKNIEVEGTGRVKEQYPEPGSIDFKEKTIILKLQ
- the wecB gene encoding UDP-N-acetylglucosamine 2-epimerase (non-hydrolyzing); amino-acid sequence: MKFCFIVGTRPEVIKVAPVYKFFLQMNEEAFVVATAQHREMMDMMLNVFEIKARYDLNVMTHDQTLDDVVASIMQKLPKILQIERPDILLVQGDTTTALSCALCAFHWKIPVAHIEAGLRSHDLYDPFPEEMNRRVIDAVSEYLFAPTNKAKENLIKEGIEENRIHVVGNSVVDALKIIKEKFDLHEIRSRTVPFERYILLTLHRRENIGERMISILSGVARFAMEHDVHVVLPVHKNPKVRQIVFETVRANHRFFLMEPVDYVTFLALLEGCWFVVTDSGGVQEEAPSFGKFVVVARRTTERPELIESGFGALAGASEESVYRAMVSASEVELDSVENPFGDGKTSERIWRILRSVTR
- a CDS encoding cupin domain-containing protein, yielding MVLKSEQMRREIISNMRGGKGEVELLHLLERNMLANRARLFAKLTLKPGVSIGPHKHENEFEVFFVLNGRGIFYDNGQAVDVKPGDVCFTMSGDTHSIENPYNEDLQLLAIIVLL